In the genome of Calliopsis andreniformis isolate RMS-2024a chromosome 10, iyCalAndr_principal, whole genome shotgun sequence, one region contains:
- the LOC143184798 gene encoding uncharacterized protein LOC143184798 isoform X1, with product MEDTEARITPGMSGVSLLVLASTLFLGGVLLVIGYIVRRLSRADKSTDTTKNATESEKVKFEDSRSTTSGSTGVGATGGGAGSNKRAKNKKRREAQQEFTHSWMVGALKGHTAPVLDMNFSSNGKFLASCAEDCGLRPEEEVLDPGETDRYVGCKVNRETPPSTKTPGGKSKSSSASSSTTSPGTATSATATTTTPTTKEDRAILSRRQRKNRTRVPRDQRRERDDEHEDEPASQQQQRHRRHHHCRQQHYQNSPTRSSDSNGMSPGAGRNGGSRRNQSQNDNHREEGKHDNASSNATNNGSRKSRGIFLSSQRKELHHLSDAALASLLRRYTLSGEQLAHLGYPVECSYFPGYAVIINHHHHPVGHRAHRGYHHLDANAREFVPGSSSSSWTMVESEADSGNCSGSSVESSDLEQESSSDSDKSSDIGESSSSTDSSSSASSYEETSRRDSTPDPYELVVVERRCARCFKSFYVNREDGEYLHEERCVYHWGKLRSGLVDGSHGDTWECCRGRETARGCTTARMHVWTGLAPGYNGPFEGYVRTRPSRSVPKDGNYGVFALDCEMCFTRRGLELAKVTVVGMDGKVVYDTLVKPDAEVIDHNTRFSGITAKDLSRASKSLRDVQKDLTSFVHAETILIGHGLENDLRALRILHTTVIDTCVAFPHFLGYPFRSSLKTLARTVLRREIQVTEHDSVEDARIAVDLMLRRLQHDLS from the exons ATGGAAGACACAGAAGCGAGAATCACGCCGGGCATGAGCGGCGTGTCCCTGCTCGTGCTCGCGAGCACGTTGTTCCTCGGCGGTGTGCTCCTCGTGATCGGCTACATCGTTCGCCGGTTGTCACGGGCCGACAAATCGACGGACACGACGAAAA ATGCCACAGAATCGGAAAaagtgaagttcgaggattcgaGGAGCACGACCAGTGGATCGACAGGGGTAGGAGCAACAGGAGGCGGAGCGGGTAGTAACAAACGTGCAAAGAACAAGAAGAGACGCGAAGCGCAGCAGGAGTTCACGCACTCTTGGATGGTGGGCGCGTTAAAGGGTCACACAGCCCCTGTCCTCGACATGAATTTCTCCAGCAACGGCAAGTTCCTCGCAAGCTGTGCCGAAG ATTGCGGCCTGCGGCCGGAAGAGGAGGTCCTGGACCCTGGGGAGACGGATCGGTACGTCGGCTGTAAGGTGAACCGAGAGACGCCGCCATCGACGAAGACGCCAGGGGGCAAGAGCAAGTCGTCCTCGGCGTCATCCTCGACGACGTCGCCAGGAACAGCGACGAGCGCGACTGCGACCACTACGACACCGACCACCAAGGAAGATCGGGCTATTTTGAGCAGAAGACAACGAAAGAACCGCACCAGAGTGCCGCGGGACCAACGTCGCGAGCGCGACGACGAGCACGAGGACGAGCCAGCGTCCCAACAGCAGCAACgacaccgccgacaccaccaCTGTCGCCAGCAGCACTACCAGAACAGTCCAACCAGAAGCTCGGACTCCAATGGGATGTCCCCTGGAGCTGGTCGAAACGGAGGCTCCAGAAGGAATCAATCCCAGAACGATAATCATCGCGAAGAAGGGAAGCACGATAATGCCTCCAGCAACGCTACAAATAACGGCTCCAGGAAGTCCAGAGGAATCTTCTTAAGCAGTCAGAGGAAGGAGCTACACCATCTGAGCGACGCTGCTCTGGCTTCTCTTCTACGCAGATACACACTCTCTGGGGAGCAACTGGCTCACCTAGGCTACCCTGTAGAGTGCAGCTATTTCCCTGGATACGCTGTTATCATCAATCACCATCATCATCCCGTGGGTCACCGTGCTCACCGAGGCTATCATCACCTAGACGCCAACGCGCGGGAGTTCGTCCCTGGGAGCAGCAGCAGTTCATGGACTATGGTAGAGAGCGAGGCAGACAGTGGAAACTGCAGCGGGAGCTCGGTGGAGAGCTCAGACCTGGAGCAAGAGAGTTCCTCAGACAGCGACAAGAGCTCAGACATCGGTGAATCGTCATCCTCGACTGATTCCTCGTCCTCTGCCTCCAGTTACGAAGAAACGTCAAGAAGGGACTCCACTCCAGACCCATACGAGCTAGTAGTCGTGGAGAGAAGGTGTGCCAGGTGTTTCAAGAGCTTCTACGTGAACCGCGAGGACGGCGAGTACCTGCACGAGGAGCGCTGCGTGTACCACTGGGGCAAGCTGCGCAGTGGCCTCGTGGACGGCTCCCATGGCGACACTTGGGAGTGCTGTCGGGGTCGGGAGACAGCAAGAGGCTGCACCACGGCCAGGATGCACGTGTGGACTGGCCTAGCCCCGGGGTACAATGGCCCCTTCGAAGGCTACGTCCGCACAAGGCCTTCCAGGAGCGTCCCCAAGGATGGAAACTACGGAGTGTTCGCGCTGGACTGCGAGATGTGCTTCACGCGTCGCGGCCTCGAGCTGGCCAAGGTCACGGTGGTCGGCATGGATGGGAAGGTCGTGTACGACACCCTGGTCAAGCCCGACGCCGAGGTGATCGATCACAACACTCGGTTCAGCGGCATCACGGCGAAGGACCTGTCCAGGGCGTCCAAGTCCCTCAGGGACGTGCAGAAGGACCTGACCAGCTTCGTCCACGCCGAGACCATCCTCATTGGCCACGGTCTGGAGAACGATCTCAGGGCGTTGAGGATACTGCACACGACCGTGATCGACACGTGCGTCGCGTTCCCACATTTCCTCGGCTATCCTTTCCGCAGCAGCTTAAAGACTCTCGCGAGGACTGTGCTGCGGAGGGAGATACAGGTGACGGAGCACGACTCCGTGGAGGACGCGAGGATCGCGGTGGATCTCATGCTTCGGCGACTGCAGCACGACCTGTCGTAG